The genomic segment TCTCGCCCTTCGGGGTGCTTTACCTGACTATGCCCAGGTAGCTGCAACGCTTGCTTACTACAGCGGAATGCGAATGGGGGAGGTCTGTTCGTTGCAATGGCGGCAAATCAATTGGACGGAGGGGAAGCTGTTTCTGCAAGCACAGGACACTAAAACCAACACGCCCAGGGTTTTATACCTGACGGGTGATCTTTACCGGGTGCTTTTGGCTTGGAAGACTCGCTGCGACCTCAAATGGCCTGGTTGTCCCTGGATCTGCCACCGTGGGGGGATTCGCCTACAGAGTTTGAAGCATTCTTGGCGGAAGGCATGCGAGAGGGTCGGCCTCGGAGGGATGGTGAAAGATGAGAAGAAAAAGTATCTGGTATGGGTAGGTAGAATCCCACATGACTTCCGTCGCACTGCTGTCCGCAACATGGTGCGAGCCGGAGTGCCAGAGAAGGTGGCGATGTCCATTTCCGGCCACAAGACCAGAAGCGTGTTTGATCGGTACAACATTGTGAACGAGCGGGACCTCGAACAGGCAGCGCGTTCACTCTCTGCGTACTTTGAGCGTCAGACGGTTACACTTACGGTTACACTCGCAGAACTGCGAGGGGAGAGTAGTGGCTCTGTAAGCCGCCAACCGGTTGATTCGTCAGTGGAATTTATGGAGCTGGCGAGAGGAATCGAACCCCCAACCGGCGGTTTACAAACCAACGAAGTGACGAACGAGGATGATGTATCCTTATGCAAAATAACGAATCATGACCTCGAATAGGTGGTGCTCGTTAGGCTAGAGCAGGGTGCTATGGTAGCAAAACGGTAGCAGGCTCAAGTCTTCGGTGGGACAGGCAAAGGGGGTGAGATTTGAAACCCCTACAGCACCCGAGACTGGTAAGTTGACACCTTATCTCATCGTACCGTTCTCAATCACTTACAGTAGAGGCAGAGGCAGGAGAGGAACCGCTCTGACTCGATCTGGCAAGGTAGTCCTGCCACAATTTAGCCACATAAGTAGGCTATGGATTGTGAAGGATCAGAAGAGGGCTTGAAGGAGTGACTTGGCTGTGTCCCAGATTGCCAGCGAGCCAGAAGATGCGCTGATGATCCGCTCAAAACCTTCAA from the Nitrospira sp. genome contains:
- a CDS encoding site-specific integrase; translated protein: MGMIYRRKKRDPTTGTLAEQGPYWMKYYVEGRPFQESTRTSDKDRAKRILKIKEGEIAAGLYRGPNIDRTHYEDLAELVRQDYELNKRKTGRRVSEYQHHLEPYFRKMRISAITTERIKAYIVKRQGEGAANGTINRETGFLKRMFRMGFQQTPQLVARVPHIPQLKEYNIRSGFFEHEDFLALRGALPDYAQVAATLAYYSGMRMGEVCSLQWRQINWTEGKLFLQAQDTKTNTPRVLYLTGDLYRVLLAWKTRCDLKWPGCPWICHRGGIRLQSLKHSWRKACERVGLGGMVKDEKKKYLVWVGRIPHDFRRTAVRNMVRAGVPEKVAMSISGHKTRSVFDRYNIVNERDLEQAARSLSAYFERQTVTLTVTLAELRGESSGSVSRQPVDSSVEFMELARGIEPPTGGLQTNEVTNEDDVSLCKITNHDLE